From Periophthalmus magnuspinnatus isolate fPerMag1 chromosome 1, fPerMag1.2.pri, whole genome shotgun sequence:
CTGTGTTGTGTCTCATCACAGGAGCTGTGTCACGATGCTGTCCTCTGTGCTGCTACCCCTGCTCCTTTGTGTCCAGGCCCTGTCCTCAGATTGTCCAGAAAACTGCTCGTGTCCCTCACCCAACTCAGTCTTTTGCTTCACGCGCCGCTCCAGCACTGTCCCTCCTGTACCCCCCAGAACGGAGGAGCTCTACATCTTCAGCAATGGCATCTCCACTTTGAGTGCAGAGGACTTCCAGCACCTGAGACAGCTGCAGATGTTAGACCTGAGTCAGAACCAGCTGACCGAGCTTCCTGATGGGGCCTTTGAGATGCTCCTAAAACTGAAGAATCTGGACTTGTCCTCCAACCAGATCAGTCACATTTCCAAAGGCAGCTTCTCTGGGCTAGTTCAGCTCGAGCGCCTTTACCTGTATGGAAACAAGATTCAGATCATTCAAATGGGAGCCTTTGAAAGTTTGCAAAACCTACTAGAACTTAAACTCCATGAGAATCTGCTCACATCTCTACCAGCTCTTTCCTTTCCCCGACTCCTGCTTCTGGACCTCAGTTACAACAACATTCCTACTCTGGGACCATCAGAGCTGCAGATTCCTCACATTGAGGCCCTGAAGGTCACCTCTTTGGGCCTGACCTCTTTGGACACAAACCTGATTGCGTcactgaaaaacttgcattACTTGGACATCTCTATGAACCAGTTAGTTGAGGTTCCTCCGGCCTTAAGGCAGGACAGCCTCAGGGGGCTTATTAGGCTGAGTCTGGCTGGTAATCCCCTCAGAGAGCTAAAGGTAGAGGACTTCCACAAACTCAATGGACTTCAGGAGTTGGACCTAAGTGGACTGAACCTTCAGAGTATCCCTCAGGGACTCCTGGACAACTTCCCCCGGTTGGTGCACCTCACAGCAGCAGAGAACCCCTTCAACTGCCTCTGTCCTCTAGCCTGGTTCTCTGTGTGGCTCAAAGAGAAGGCATTAACCCTTAGAAGGCCAGAGGAAACTAGGTGCCACTTCCCTCTGGTTAATGCAGGGAAAATGCTCTCCGAACTGGAATATAAGGACTTTGGTTGTCTGCACACTAGTACAGTAGTAGCCAGAGCATTTTCTCAAAGTACTTTGGTTGGTCACATTACTACATAtccagacacaacacacacaaatgccACCTCCAGCCCCTCACTCGAGGTGAGTAACCCCTCGTCCATagccccctctctgtctcctcaaaCCAGTGACCTGCACCAGTGTCCTGGGCCCTGTCAGAATGGTGGACGGTGCCAGGTGGACCCACTGGGTCAGAGGGGCTGCCAGTGTCCGCCTGGGACCGCTGGCCTTTACTGTGAGACCAGAGAGGACCCTCTAAAGTCCTGGTCCACAGACGTCCCTGTGGTGGTCCCCATCAGCTCGCGTCATGTGACTGCCACCTCCATCTTGCTGGACTTACACCACTTCATCCAGACTCAGCCTCACATCCGGGGCATCAGGCTCACCTACCGCAACCTGTCAGGCCCTGACCATCGACCCATTATCCTGCGAGTGCCCGCCTCCTACCCTGAGTACACACTGAGAGGCCTGCGTCCTAACTGCACCTACTCCGTCTGTGCCAGCCCGCTGGTGGAGAAGGTCCAGCGCTGGAACTCCTCAGGGGAGATGGTGTCATGCACAGAGGCACGCACGGCTGGGGCACCTCTCAGCCCTCAGGAGCCCCGCTTCACCACACCGGGCCCACAGTCGGGCAGCCTGGAGCCCGCACTGGCTGCTCTGGCCCTGCTGCTGGGGCTAGCTGTGCTCACTGGGACAgtagtgtgtgtgaggaggagaaggaccaAACCTGGCCTGGAGCTGGAAGGGGGGCCCTGTGAAGCCGCCTCCCCAGACCCTCACACTCCAGAGCAGGCCACCGGTCCACACACAAAGCCTGACAGTGACAGTGTTCCGGGCACACCACACAACCAGTCATTAAATTCCTCTGACGGGAGAACTCTACCTCTCAAATGACCTTGTGTGTCATCTAAAGCCCTCACATTGCTGATAATTATTAGAGAAATAGGTTGAATATTGGATAAGCAGCTGATGAAGAAATGTCAGAAACTCCTAGCCTGGACTAAAGGAGCTCAGCTGAAGAAACTGCACAATGTACCTGGTGAGGTGATGAAACTGATCCTATATCATCTTGGCACTGACtatttttaaatacagaaaaatgcatTATATGTCTTGAAGTCTGTGTGAAGGTCCTGATCCCCATGAAGTTTCCATGAGGTCTCCATGAGCTCTCACCAGCAGTGGTGAAAGAAGTGCTCAACGACTTTACTTACAAAAGTACAGATTTAGGATTAGGCGTTTATATGTGTCGCATGGCATGTCACTGGTGCCTTTCAAATGCActgaataaaagtatttttgtgtaGATTTGACAACTAAACAAGGTTTAAACCACAACTCAACCAGTTTCAAGTTCTCAAATTCACTTTTCactattttaaaaataacaaaaaaattcatttatctgggatataaaataGTTTGCATGgttgtgtaaacatacagccataCTTTTAGTCTGATTGTTTTTCTGTTCCATTTTACTcattaatttgtaaaaaaaaaaatgcaaatctgatgcactgaagGAAACTTAGAAAAAGTACTGGTGCCAAATACTCTCTACATTTTCAATACCTGGCCTATATCGATATCTGGGAAGGtaacatgttgatctaaatatgttatgtgttgacAATTAAGCCCATAGACTTGTAATAGCCCTCTTTAAACAGAGCAGGCTTCAAGGTGAGTGGGGCAAGAATGTAATGAATGAATCATGTGTACTCTATTTGAAATTTGTGTtgttacgatactaaaatttcaaactcaatctTGATACTAAGgtatagactcgatactcactatcgattctgataccacaacaataaaaaaaacactctttctttagacaatataatataattttaacattaaatcatagtactttcttttatattaccatattTGTGCCAGGGCCAGCTCTGGGCATAGGCGAACCAGGCAGTCTCCTAAGTAAATTTAGTCTGGTGGTTAATTTGAAATTGATACaacaacattccctgggggtgtgacgtGTAGGCATGCTCtttctgtctgaggctttgttagactttaatctgacacataaagagctgatttagctgaactacaacaggtgatctAATTTGTGCTCTTAAACAAGTCTCACACATAGaaatacagtcacaagctagctagcagtaatcaacagtttttcatttagtcactctctccttttttgTAGAAAATCAAAGTCcgaaacaggaccatgaactgtgtattgatcacaggctccagaaaatgtgttgtttaaatgtgcatttgtgtatttt
This genomic window contains:
- the LOC117370529 gene encoding vasorin-like, with the translated sequence MLSSVLLPLLLCVQALSSDCPENCSCPSPNSVFCFTRRSSTVPPVPPRTEELYIFSNGISTLSAEDFQHLRQLQMLDLSQNQLTELPDGAFEMLLKLKNLDLSSNQISHISKGSFSGLVQLERLYLYGNKIQIIQMGAFESLQNLLELKLHENLLTSLPALSFPRLLLLDLSYNNIPTLGPSELQIPHIEALKVTSLGLTSLDTNLIASLKNLHYLDISMNQLVEVPPALRQDSLRGLIRLSLAGNPLRELKVEDFHKLNGLQELDLSGLNLQSIPQGLLDNFPRLVHLTAAENPFNCLCPLAWFSVWLKEKALTLRRPEETRCHFPLVNAGKMLSELEYKDFGCLHTSTVVARAFSQSTLVGHITTYPDTTHTNATSSPSLEVSNPSSIAPSLSPQTSDLHQCPGPCQNGGRCQVDPLGQRGCQCPPGTAGLYCETREDPLKSWSTDVPVVVPISSRHVTATSILLDLHHFIQTQPHIRGIRLTYRNLSGPDHRPIILRVPASYPEYTLRGLRPNCTYSVCASPLVEKVQRWNSSGEMVSCTEARTAGAPLSPQEPRFTTPGPQSGSLEPALAALALLLGLAVLTGTVVCVRRRRTKPGLELEGGPCEAASPDPHTPEQATGPHTKPDSDSVPGTPHNQSLNSSDGRTLPLK